A stretch of DNA from Enterococcus gilvus ATCC BAA-350:
CCTCCGACAGTCTTATCGCATCCCTAAACAATATTTAGAAAAAAATAAAAAGATCTCTCCTCAGAGAAATCTCTTTAAACGAAAACCAGTAGAAAAATTGAGTTGCTTGCTTCGATTACCTTTGAACTGCCTCCTCCTCTGTGAGGGACCTGATTACTCTACAGGGAGTGCCAAGAGCCAATACATTTTCGGGGATGGATTTGGTCACGACACTGCCGGCCCCTATTACAGAATTTTCACCGATCGTTACCCCAGGTAAAACGATGGTGCCGGCACCGATCCAAACATTTTTCTCGATCACGATAGGTAAATTGTATTGTGCTTTTTTAACGCGTAGTGATGGCGATAACGGATGTGTCCCCGCACACAGTGTGACATTTGGGCCAATCATGACATTGTCGTGGATCTCGATCGTCGTGTCATCCACCAAAGACAACCCAAAATTCGCGTACACCTGTTTTCCAAAGTGCGTATTTTTTCCCCAATTCGCGTGAAAGGGTTGCTCAATGTACGAACCTTGACCAAAGCTTCCTAACAGCGCCTCCAAAATCACCGCTTTTTCTTCCTGTTTACTAGGCAGCGTTTGGTTAAATCGGAAAAGCAAGTCACGATAAAAGGCTTGCTCTTCTTTTAATTCGAAGGACTCGAAGTAGGTTTCCCCTGAGTCCATTAGCGTCTGAAGCATCGTATCAGTCAAGATTCTTCCCCCCATTTAAGATTTTAGACTGGACAGGTCTTCTTTTCTTTAAGAAAATGCCTATTAAAATAACGATGAGTAAGATACTCAATAATTTGAATGGTGCGAAAAGATTCGTCGTACCGGAAACCAATTGCAGCGTGCTCAAGCCAAAAGGTGCGATAAAGTTCCCAAGATTGCAGCCAATTAAAATAATTGAAGTGGCAGCCGTCATTTTTGCAGGTGAAGCATAGAGATTCAATGAATTATAAATGAAGGGAAAAATCAAACTCCCTGGAATCCCGCTGATAAAATAACCAATCAGCAGCAAGAAAAAATTATTTTCAGAGATCGCGATCAAGAACGTCGCTAACGCCAGCATTGCCAAGCCGAGATACAAGCATTTCTCCCCCAGCAGCCGATTCGCAAAGCCGAATAACGACCCCGTCACGATCCCAATGATCGGCATTACCGCTAAGAACGCCGACGCATTGTAATCCGCTCCTTTGATATCCGTCACCATCGTTGGAAAACGTACGCCGATCGCCACAAACGTCATGACTAAGAACAAGGCGAAGAGGGCTAATAAATAAACAGAAGCTTTGAGTTCTCCCTTTGCACCCGTTTTCGCTTTTTTGGCTTCCTTGATTTCTGGAACAAAAAGAGTAAATAACACCAAAATCGGAAAGGCGATGAGATAGACACTGAAAGAAACTCTCCAGCCGAAGGTCAGCAACGCCCCAGCCAGAAGCGTCAAGCCAGCATTCCCAATATTTTCAGCAGCGCCGCGATAGCCCAACAGCGAGGCGCGCTCCTCTGGTTCTTCTTGAAATAGTAAATTGATGATTGAGACCGCCAAGGAGTTAAAGAGTCCGAACCCGGCACCTAAAATGAAACGGCTGATCAAGATCGGGACATAGCTGTTTAAGAATAGCGGAGCCAAGCCGCCGCCGAAGCCAACCAGAAGCAAGCCCAATTGAACGGTTCGCTTGGTGCCGATTTTCTCAGCAATAAAGCTGGAAAGGACAACAAAAAGGACAACGGCTAGCGCGGGCAACGTTGCGACCAGTTCCACTTGGGTCGTCGTCATTCCCAGTGCGGCTCGCATCTGAGGCAGAGCACCATTGATCGATAGCGCGCTCGTCAAAAGAAGCGAGATGGATAAAATAGACAGGCGGGTCATGAGACTGTTTTTATTGATCATTTTCTTCTCCTACTTTCTTCAAATGCAGGGTTGCCGTTTGGAAATCGCCATAAAAATCAGGGACTTGAACACCGAGTGTCATCAGTTCATCGCCAAAATACCGTTGATTTGTTTCTTGGTCTTGATAGCAGCTCGTTTCCTCCAAGCCTGTCAAAAAGATTTCGTGAAATACAGGTTGCGCCGAAGCCAATGTCCGTGCCATCATGACAAACGCCTCGCCTTTGTCCTCTGAAACAAACATCCAAGCGGTGACATTTCCTTCGAAAGGACTATTCAGACGATAAAATTCGCCAAATTGAATCAGTGGTCGAATGGCTTGATACTGGGCAACCTGCGCCTTTACGATCGTCTTTTCTTCAACAGACAGCTCCGTCAAATCCAATTCGTAGCCGAAGACCCCGCTCATGGCAACATCTCCTCTGGTTTTCAATGAGGTGATCCGTTCCGTTTGATGATTCGGAACCGCGGAGACATGGGCCGTCATGGAAGATATCGGGTAAGCTAAACTTGTCCCGTATTGGATTTTCAGTCGTTCCACTGCATCGGTGTTGTCCGTTGGCCAAGATTGCGGCATGTAATAAAGGAACCCTGCATCAAAACGTCCGCCGCCGCCAGAACAGCCTTCCCATAGAACATTCGGATAACGGGCGATCAGGTTTTCCATCAATTCATACACTCCGAGAATATGGCGATGCGCCGCTTCCCCTTGATTCTCTGGAGAGAGCTGGATCGAATAAACATCGGACAAACTACGATTCATGTCCCATTTGATATAATCGATCGGCACTTCGTCCAAAATGGCGCAGAGTTGTTTTTCAATCGCTTGCCGTACGTCCTTGCGCCCCATATCCAATAAATGCTGATCCCGAGAAGATGAAGGCGTACGATTCGGCTCCTGCATCAAGTAATCTGAATGGGCTTCATAAAGCTTCGAATCTATTGAGATCATTTCCGGCTCAAACCAAACCCCGAATTGCAGCCCTTTATCATGAACATAGTCCGAGATTCCCTTTAATCCGTCCTTCAATTTCCCTTCATACTCGAACCAATCCCCTAAAGAAGAATTGTCTGAATCCCGATGACCAAACCAGCAGTCGTCTAAGACAAACATTTCAATACCTAAATCGGCGGCTTCATCCACGATTTCTTCGATTTTTTTGCTGTCAAAATCAAAATACGTCGCTTCCCAATTGTTTACCAAGATCGGGCGCTCTTTCAATTGATGTTCCCCTCGAGCAACTCGTTCCCGCAGCAGATGATGCAGACTGCCGCTCATACCGTTCAATCCTTGATCAGAATAGGTCAGAAGAACCTCGGGCGTCTGAAAAACGTCATCGGAAGACAGCGACCATGAAAAATTGTACTCATTGATCCCCGTCAGCACACGGACCTGATCGATTTGATCCTTTTCCAGCTCAAAGGCATGATTGCCGGAGTAAACGAGATGCATCCCGATCGCTGGGCCGCTGAACTCATTGGTGTCATGGTTGACGAGTGCGATAAAGCTGTTCATTTGATGACTTGAAGCTCCCCGTCGGCTTTCAAAACGCTGAATCCCAGTATGAATGCTTTCCCGTTGGATTTGACGTTCTCGTAAATGCGCCCCTGGCAACGAGATCACTTCATCGTAAATCCCGCTATTCGTGAGATCCATCTGCATTGACGCTATTTTTTCTACTACGATCGTTTCCGCCGTTTTATTTAGAACGCGTGCCGATCGAGTCACGACTGGGCGGTCATGATAGATCGTGTAGACTAATTCTAGATAGATTTCTTGATCCCGGTCCTTAAGAACGACGATCAAGGTCGTTGCTTCGTCGTCACTCTCCACATAAGACTGAGGCAGACCGCTAAGCTCAGGCTTTCCTGCTTCAATACGAAAATCAAAATAACGAAAATCGTGCAGATTCGATCCATTTTCTCGTCGAATCAATGACGCCGGTACACGATAATCCATCGATCCATGGCTAGAATATTCCTGTGGCAACGTGTCTTTTGAGTAAGCCCTTTCAGCATTGCCCGGAACATTTCCAGAAAATCCGCGGTCTCTTCGCAAATATCTTTTATACCCATTATAACGGGTAATTGCCTTGCCAAAATAGAGGTGATTCAGAATTCCGTCCTCTTCAAATTGAATAATGTAAGAGATTTCATTGTTCCGTAGATGAAATACCTGGTTTTCTTGGTCAAACATGACTGCCTTTTGATTCATTTGTGTTTCCTCCTCTTAACTTGTTGTTTACCTTATAATGTTTACTAAACAATTTTGTCAAGAATTATTTCAAAAAAAAAAGAGAACTTTTTTTAAAGTCCTCTTGACGCTTATTTTTTGGGCACAAAACTTTCACGTACCACTAATTTTGAAGGAAAGGTCATTATGACCGGTTCCTGCCGTTCATCTTCAATTCGTTCTTTTGCCAAACGCACCGCGGCTTTCGCGATTTCTTGGGCGCTGATGTGCACGGTCGTCAAGCTGGGCGTAAGAAATTCAGCAATTTCAATATCGTCAAAGCTGGCGACATCGATCTCCTTGCCCACTGTAATGTTCGCGGACTGTAAAGAACGGTAAACACCGACTGATAGTGGATCGCTGCCGACTAAAAGCGCGGTCGGAAGTTCTTCCTCGGAAGCCAGCCACTCATCCATCAATCGTTTTCCCTCAAGCGGTTCCCACAAGCCGAGTTTTGCTTGCTTTTCCAATCCATTAGCCGACATAAATTCTTGATAGGCTCGGAAGCGTTTCTCATTTTCAGTGTAAATTTTTTCGCCTGCTTCATTGATCTCAATCGTCACACCGCCAATGTACCCGATCCGTCGATGGCCCTTTTCATAGAAAAGCTGCAACACACGTTTTGTCATTCGTTCGAAGTCCGCATAGACCATGTCCACTTCAAGATTGATATCCGGGTTATCCAGCACGACGATATTTTTATTTTGTTTACTTAACCGTTTCACCGCGCTTTCTGAGACCGTCCCGACAATAATGATCGCCCCCAGCTTGTCAAAATCCTGCCACGTCTTCGGATTGTCTTCCAAATTATAGACACGATTCAATCCTAAATGGAGACGACGAGCTTCTTGCTCTAAGCCGATCCGCAGACCATTGAAATAAGGATCATCCAATTCCTTTTGCCGACTGGTGGTCGTGATCACACCGATCGAAGGCAGCCGACGCTTGATGTATTTACGCTTGTCTATATCGTAATTCAATTCTTTGATTGCTTGATAAATGCGTTCCTTTGTCGAATCGGTAACCGACAATGTTGGATCATTATTCAATACTCTCGAAACGGCTCCCGGACTCACTCCGGCTCGTCTCGCCACATCGCGAATTCCTACCATGTATGTTCACCTCGATTGTTTACTAAACAATAACTGGAATTCTAAGATTCGTCAACCGCTTTTAACAATCCGTTTAGGCAAAACAAATAAAAAAGCCCCCTGAACTGGCGAGAACGGTGGCCAGCTCAAGGGACTTTTCGTTAACTATACTGAGTAATAAATTGGTGAATGGTTTTAGCTACTTCCTCTGCACTCGTTCCGATCGCCGGGTGCCCAGGATTTTCAAAAATCTTAAATTCCCCCTTCACCACTTCACCAACGATTGCTTGGTATTCTCTTTCAATATTTGGACGAATCGTTCCATCCTTTTTGGTTGCTGTTAGAAGCAGCGGGGCCTGCAATATTTGCAGCGAGTCGAAGAACAGCTCTCTTCTGGAAATAATCATTCGCCACAAACAATCGGTGTCTCTTTCGACGACTTCTTTCCAATCGTCTCCAATACACCAATGATAAAATTCGGAGGCCTCTGGATCAGCCATCGTAGAGGAACGTTCAGCCAGCAACGCTTCATCAAAACCATCATGGAAGGTTCGGCCGTCAAAACTATCCGCTGTGACTGTCGCGATTAGATCTGGTCTTAGAAATGCTGCATTGATCGCTACCCAGGCACCTCCACTCGTCCCAACAAGGTTCGCTTCCTTGATAGCCAAATGTTCCAGCAATGCAATGGTTTGACGCGCCTCCTCTTTCCAGAGCTCTACTGGAAATTTTTTCAAACGATCCGAACGCCCGTAACCTAAAAAATCAATCAAGATCACTTGGAAATCCTTATAAAGAGGCAGCATAGGTTTGAACAACTTTGAGGACGAAGTATTTCCATGCAAAAAAACAAGCGGCTTTCCATCTCCTTGTGTTTCATAAAAGATTTTCTTTCCATTATAGCTAAAGAAACTCACTGCGATCACTCCTTAAAACGTCATACATTTGTTCTAAGTATAACAAGTATCCCGTGAGATAGCAGTGGCTCCTCTGTATAATAACTTTAGATAATATAAAATAAATGGATTGGACATTTACCCCGAACTATGTTTTTTCAGCGAAACAACGCCTTATTGGTCAATGTAAAAGCATTTTTACCCGCTTTTTCTAGTGATTCGACAGCATTTGTTTTATGCTAGAAAAAAGAAAACGAATCGAGGGCTTACGATGGAGATTGGTCAACGCTTAAAAGTACGTCGAAAGGAATTGGACCTGACGCAGGATTATGTTGCTTCCGTTTTAGGGATCACCCGGCAAACCATGTCCAATTGGGAGAATGGACGGAGCTATCCAGATATTGAACGAATCATTCGCTTGTCTGATATTTATAAATTGTCCTTGGATGAGCTGCTGAAAGGAGATCAAGAAATGGTGAAGCATTTACAAGAAAGTACGGTCGTGAATCACTTTTTAAAAATTTTTATTGCGATGCTTTGTATCAATGGCTTATTGATGGTGGTCCTACTTTTTACCCCCTCTATGAGTGACGGCTTTGTTCTGTCTATTTTCGCATTGATCGGTATCAACACCCTCAGTCTTTTCTATCTGATCGTCAAAAAAATTTAGGAGGAGTTCTTTATGAATGCTATCGGGATACTTATCATTTTAGGCGTGCTGTTCGTAATTGCCGCTTTCTCGTTGTTTTACTATGTTTTTTCATTGGTCCTATTGGATGCCAAAAGCCGAGGGATCAAAAATCCCAAGTTTTGGTCTCTCGTTGCGGCCGGAGGACAGCACGGCGAAGGGCTGCTGCTGTATCTTTTCAATCGACGAAAGACTGTCAGTAACATGACGGACACTGAATCGGCGCGCTTTCTTCAGCTTAAAAAGAAAATTTACTATTTAATGGCAGTGGACCTTTTCCTTTTCTTAGCCGCTTTGATTGCCCTCATGCGCTTCACGTAAAAAACGAGCGAATCCAAATCCGCTCGTTTTTTTAGCTCAATGAACGGTCATCCCGCCCAACCTGTCTTTCCTTTTTCTCCAGATTCAGCAAATATTGCTTCCGTTCCAATCCGCCGGCATAGCCCGTCAAGTTTCCGTTACTGCCGATCACACGATGGCAAGGGATAACGATAGCGATCTTGTTTAATCCATTTGCCCGTCCTACCGCCCGCACCTTGTTTTTATCCCCTAAACGTATCGCGATTTCTTGATAGCTTAGTGTCTCACCACAGGGGATCGTCTCCAGCATCCGCCATACCTCTTGTTGGAATGGCGAGCCGTCGTAAAACAAGGGCAACGAGAATTCTGTGCGATCCCCAGCAAAATACTCGGTTAATTGACGCGTCACTTCTTGACTGACCACAGTCTGTCCATAGATGATGCGAAAATTGTATTTTCCCCGCAATCCCTCGATTTCCTTTTCCAAACCACGTCGGTCTTCAAACTCCAATAAATAGAGATACGTATCATCGGTCAAACAAAGCATCCGACCGATCGGTGTGGAAATAAAGGAAGCATTCAACGGACGTGCGGTGGTCTTTTTTACGGGATTTCCCATAATTTTAGTAAACGCGTCATTGAACCCGCTGGCCGATTCGTACCCGGCTTCAAACTGTTGATCGATCACTCTGCTGCCGTGACTGATTTCTTTGAAGGCCAGTCCCATTCGTCGTGCCCGTGCGTATTGCACGAAGGTCATGTTGTAAATAGTTTTGAATTTACGACGAGCGGTCGCTGAATTCAATCCAATCGCTGAAAAATCCGCTTCCTTCCAACGCTTCTCTGGGTGCCGTTCGACTTCATTTACCAACAATTGCACCTCCTCAGGGATCGCTTGAGGAAATGAGAGCGGCTGACAGATTTTACAAGGCCGATAGCCCGACAACAATGCTTCCTCTGCCGACGAATAAAACTCGCAGTTTTCATAGTTAGGCTTTCTTGCAGTGCATGTCGGGTGGCAAAAAATCCCGGTTGTTTTTATTCCGGCAAAAAAGATGCCGTCGTATTTTTGGTCTCTGGTTTTTAAAGCTTGGTAATATTCTTCTCGTTTTTTATCTGACGTAATCATGAGTGACGCCCCCCTCTTATGTCTTTTAGTATACGCGCCTGGGCAGATGGATACTTTCGAAAAATGAACAACTATTTCTTTTTTTTGATTTTATAAAATAACTAATTCATTTAATAGAGCATCACTTATAAAATAACTATCTGACATAAAATAACTGTCGTTTGACACCAGAAAAACTCTATCTTATACTTTTAGTTATAAAGGAGCTGGCACGGATGAATCAACAAGAAGCCAATCGACGAATGGAAGAGGAAATTCAATTTTTCCCTTGGTTCGTTCAAAATTATTTTCGTAAAAAAAGCGGCGATCAATACTCTTCCATCACCTTGTACGAGTACGCCAAAGAATACCGACGGTTTTTGAATTGGCTGATTCAAGAAGGCTTTTCATCTGCCGAAACGCTTTCGGAAGTCACTTTGGCGGAATTTTCTGCTTTGTGGCCGGAAGATTTGGAGTTTTACAAAGCCCATCTTGTCAAAGCGCCCAAAATTCTGAAAGAATCTACCAAAAAACGCTTGGAAGAAAGCGAGCAATCCCTGCCTTTGCGCCAAAATGCGACGGTCCAACGGGGAGTCACTGCGTTGCGCTCGCTGTTCAACTATTTGAATGAAGCCATTGATCGTCATACAGGAAAACCTTATCTTGAACACAATATGATGGGAAAAGTCGCAAATGTCAAGGATAACAAAACCATGGCTGAGCGTGGCGCGGCAATTGAGAAAAAACTTTTTCTAGATGAAGAAGCCCTCGATTTTCTGGATTTCGTTGACCAGCGGTACATAGAGACATTAGAAACACGGCAAGCCATCACCGCCTTCAAAAAAAATCAGCTCCGTGATCTGGCCATCATTGGACTCTTCCTTGGGACGGGGATGCGTTTATCGGAGCTAGTGAATATGAATGTACAGGATCTCGACCTTCACACGGGAGAAGCACGGGTCTATCGAAAAGGCGGAAAATGGGACATGGTGGTCATTTCTTCCATCGCCATCGACTATTTGACAGAATATCTCGCTCAACGGGAGCAGCTCTATCATCCAGATGAAAATGAAACGGCGCTCTTTTTAACACGTTACCGCGGCAAAGCCAAACGCATCGCCAGCGGTGCAGTGGAAGCCATGGTGGGAAAATATTCAGAAGCCTTTAAAATCAAGATTTCGCCCCATAAACTGCGGCACTCAGTCGCCACACAGCTATACAGCAAAACAAATTCACTGGTCCAAGTCGCAGAACAGCTCGGACAATCAGGCACCTCGGCGACGACTGTCTACACCCATATCGCAGGCAAGAAAAAACGCGATGCGATGAATGATTTGTGGTCATAAAGCAACAAAGGGAAAAAGCATAGGAGCGTCGTCTCCTATGCTTATTTCGTATCCAAATGTATGGGAGGTTACAGTAATCTCTTTTGTTCGGCAATTCGGATCGCCTCTATTCGATTCGAAACACCTAAGTCATTATAGATATTTTTTATGTGACTATGGACCGTATGAATGGATAGTTCCTTCTTTTCGGCAATCTCCTCTGACGTGAGGCCTTCTGCCAAATCTTTGAGAATCTCCAGCCTGCGTGGGGTTAAGCGCAAGGAATTTTTTTCGGCAACTTTTTGCTTGCGTATTTTTGATACCCGTTTGGCGAGGGTGGTCGCTTTTGCACCAACTAGTCGCAACCATTCAGGATCAAATGCCTCTGGGGCTTTTTCCTGTGCGACATGAATCAAATGACGCATGTCTTCTTCCCACTCGATCAACGGTGTGATAATTTTGTTTCTGTGAGTCATGTGGTATACCGCTTCTAAATCAGCAATGGCTAAATCGTGTTCATTCATTTTCAAATACGTGATCGCTCGAAATGTTTTTGCATACATCACGTCCATCCAAAGCCCCTTGTAATTGCTGTAGTACCTTTCAAGATAATTCAGTAGCGCAAGTGCTTCGTCATAGCGGTTCTTTTGAATGAGGTATTTTGCTTGGGGGAAACCATTTCTGGCCAATTCCCATTTCGCCCCTTTTTCTATGTCATTTTTGACCACCCGCGTGGGGACATCATCTGGGGAGTGGAGATACAAGCCGAGCCAACTAGCCATCCGCGCTTGAAACCCGTTGTATTGGTACAGTTCCTGCTCTTGAATCAATCGAGTCACTGCCGTTAATTGCGATTCAGCTTCTGATAGTTCTCCTTTTAGCAGTTCCGTTCGCATCAAGAAATGACGGACCAATAGCATCGATTCATAAAGCTGTTCGCTTTCAGCCGCATGCAATAGTTCCAGCAAAAGTATCTTTGCTTGTTTCAAGTCATACTGAAAATAGGCGATCTCAGCTTGACAAAAAACATCTGCATGGATGTCTAATCCACCTAAAATAGTTGTAATATACGAATTGAGTGTGCGGAACACCTGCTTTGCGTGTTCTATTTGATCAGGAACCCCCTCTTCATAGCACGGGAAACGAGCCCAAGGCGCTTTGAGAATGACTGGTACCGGCTTATTCCAATGCTTCATGCCCTTCGGCAAGTATATACTGGCAAGTCGTGTATGCTCTAAAAAACTTTCGTCTCCCCTCAAGCGATCGTTTTGAGCCAACATGTGATACGCATCGCCTAAGACCGTCTTATCTTCGAAATCCTCTGATTCAAGCCGTTTTATCAAAGTTGTCAGCCGATTATCCGACTCATGGACTTTTCCAATAGAGAGTAACAACCCAATGTTTTGGAGTTCTGCTCTCGGGTGCTCCTCGAAATACTTTTTGGGGATCTTCTCAGAGTGATCATAGAGAAATTTTGCTTGTGAATACTCTGTAAAAGGTGTCAGCATACGCCAAATCAATGCGACTACTTGGTCATATTGGCGGCTTTCGACAAACATCGTCAGCGCCTCTTCGTCTCTTTCTCGCTTCAAAAAAACCTCTGCAGCTTTTTGATAAAAAGAACGTGTTTCCTCTTGATCTATAAGAGTTTGCCGGGCCTTTAAGAAGTCTCTATAAGCGGTTTGAAGAGTGTAAACATCGTTTTTATAATCATAGGTAATGAGTGGATGCTTCTTCAGCATGGCAACGACCGCTTCATCGTACAACTCAAACAATTCTGGGGGAATCACATCCAGTAACGCCAACTGTATAAGACTTCTTTTTTGGTTAAGAGGATACTCCTGGAAAAATTGTGTATGGAATAACTGTAGCAATACATCCTGACTTTGTTGCATGAGTTCTTCAGAATCGCGGCAGCTCTTTGCCAGCATATACAAAGGTAACGGCCATCCTTGCCATCTCTCTGATAATTTTGCTAGTTGTTCTGTTGTTAAAGAAAGGGCGTTTGCGTGAAATAAATCCGCAGTTTCTCCCTCTGTCAGGCGCAGATTTGTTTCACCAATAGAAAAGTAATCGATATTATTTCGTATGCAAAGGCTTTGAAGGTCGCTTTTTTGATTTGAGAGAATTACCAGGCAAAGGTTTGAAAAATCGCTCTCAACCAGACTCTCATACAAAAAGCGGACATTCTCCTCTTCTAAAATGCTGTAGTCATCAATCACGAAGACACTTCGCTGCGTCTCTAAAGACGCAGCTTCGATCAACTCGATTAACTCTGCGATTTGTCCCAGCGTCGTGGGGGTTTCCAATTTAGAAAACACATCGGATTGATTGGGCATGAGTTTCTTCAAAGACTGTGTTAATTTCTTCCAATTAAAAAACAAATGATTGTCCATTCTCCGTAAACGAAGCCAAGCATGATTGTAGATGCCTTTTTCCAAAAAAGCTTCCAAAAGTTCACTTTTTCCATATCCAGGACCTGCTTCTATTAGAACAATAGGGGATCTAACCGCTTGTTCGAATAAGTCATTCATTCTTTGCGAGTGGCTATTTGCTGCTTCCACCTTTAGCACCTCCCAGCGTTTGTGTTATTTATTCTATCATAATAAATAACACAATACACGATGTTTTCGTTTTTGGTCTCCCTCTTCGGTCTCGCAAATTCCAGTTATGGACACTATAGATAGATCGCTACGAATTCTTCAAGTGAAACTCAGCGATCATTTCTTCTTTTTATTGAAAAAATACCATACGACCACACCGCTCATCCCTGCCGTCCAACAAATGAAAGCACCTATCGAGAAGGAAGAGCGTCCGAATCCGCCAGTATTCGGCAGCGCCCCTTTATAAGCATGATTGACAACTCCAAGAAATCCCGTAAATTCGCCTTCTTTGATCGATTCAAATGCTGGAGGAAACTCGCCACTCGGCCCTTTTATCGGTTCCATTTTATTGTTCTTGATCCACCCATTCTCATCAAAAGTAAATCGCCATTGGCCATCTGGCTGCCGATAACTGCTTGGTGCCTTCGTCTCCACTAGTTGGTAATAAGAATCCTTCCCATAAGGTACATTAAAATCAACCCGGCTATTTTCTTGACTGCTATTCACAGCAAGGAGCGTCCATTTGCCTTCTGTAAGAGTCGTTGTTGTCACTAAGTCGTCGTTTGCAGGAACACCTTGTCCACTCCATTGATAAAGACTAAACTCCGCATCTCTCAGTCCCTCTCCCTCTGACGTTTGCTTAATAAAACTCCACTCATAGCCAAGGTATTTCCATTTTCCAACAAAGGTAACATCGGCACTTGCGATCGTTTTTTTATTGGCATCCCAGCCGACAAATTCCCACCATTGACCATTTTTTGTTCGAAGGGTGGTTTTTGCCACATCAGTCACAGCGATCGTCTCATGATCTCCGAAGCCTCCTTTCGATCCTGGCAACAGTTCTTTGATTTCTTCCGGCAGCTCCTTACCAGTGAATGATGCATTTTCAAACGTATGATGCGCCAAATAACGAATTAGCTCTGGCTGCTTCACCGAAAATATGCTACTGTCCTCCGCCTGTAATGAATCATTGGTGGGAAGAACCCCGCTGGTAGAAAGCGCCGTCCCAGCTTTCAGTTTTACTTTTAGTTTCATCGTATGAAGGACACCTTGTTCACAGCCGCCTAAATCCCAGATTATTTTCCCAGCGGATGTGCTTGCGGTTCCTCCATCTTCAGAAATACTGATTGCATCGCTCTCTTCTGATAGCTCAAAGTCTTTAGATAACACATCTTCAAGCTTTATTTCTAACGGTACGGCTGAATTGACCACATCTTCTAAGACGTCTTCCATGATCTTTTCGAAGGCTGCGCTGTCTTTTGCTAAATAAGCCGTCTTATTATCGTAAGAAATATTTTCCAGATTTTTCCTTCGTTCATTTTCATCACCGGTCCCATAAATACCGATCGGATAGACCCGGTGCCCACGGTCCCTTAGGATTTTTGCTTGATTCAATCCGTGAATATCTCCAGTCCCTTCTGGCAACCCATCACTGATAAATATAACAACAGGAATTCGTCCCGGCTTTTGGTATTCTTCTATCGTGTCTATCGCTCCTTGAAGGCCGGCAGAATAATTTGTCTGATTGTAGGTAGTTGCTGGATTGTCATATAGAAATTCTTTTATACCATGTGCGTCATCTGAAAAATTGGTTCGAAATAGATACCTTTCTCCCCCACCAAAAGCCGTCAATGCCACTTGGTTATCATAGCCAGATTGCGAACTGTTTAGTAAAATATTTGTCGCGCCATTCACCACA
This window harbors:
- a CDS encoding leucine-rich repeat protein gives rise to the protein MLVFLQIANLSYGKALANEITSTESSTGSIEKSAENSSMVQSKESQTESIRESDKTVPSSSEGKEKDTVKEKNPANKTSESTDQKKDETIDDAEEQEIGPKKSTYRTSSTAGFVAEITGSAGVKYHLYSDGTAVLVDGKSVTGDYRLFANARYQEVVYRVTKIADNAFSHSANGKTNEKITGIDFSNSENLEEIGKQAFYGCTKIKTALDFSNCKKLTTIGEGAFWDCFELSGLEFGSHSMVKTIGKDAFRTCKKLAGTSIILPDSVREIGNQAFLIWDGPRFKRLQHKTVLEMDGQLPSLVSVPPPVTEEIKGYESAVDSSNDKTTLHKAAKWLDKDRTEAEIRIDYGSSFDRQAKLDVVFVLDHSGSMLNSADAVGTIDQENYKYPRSFLTNDVVNGATNILLNSSQSGYDNQVALTAFGGGERYLFRTNFSDDAHGIKEFLYDNPATTYNQTNYSAGLQGAIDTIEEYQKPGRIPVVIFISDGLPEGTGDIHGLNQAKILRDRGHRVYPIGIYGTGDENERRKNLENISYDNKTAYLAKDSAAFEKIMEDVLEDVVNSAVPLEIKLEDVLSKDFELSEESDAISISEDGGTASTSAGKIIWDLGGCEQGVLHTMKLKVKLKAGTALSTSGVLPTNDSLQAEDSSIFSVKQPELIRYLAHHTFENASFTGKELPEEIKELLPGSKGGFGDHETIAVTDVAKTTLRTKNGQWWEFVGWDANKKTIASADVTFVGKWKYLGYEWSFIKQTSEGEGLRDAEFSLYQWSGQGVPANDDLVTTTTLTEGKWTLLAVNSSQENSRVDFNVPYGKDSYYQLVETKAPSSYRQPDGQWRFTFDENGWIKNNKMEPIKGPSGEFPPAFESIKEGEFTGFLGVVNHAYKGALPNTGGFGRSSFSIGAFICWTAGMSGVVVWYFFNKKKK